Part of the Salinigranum rubrum genome is shown below.
CCGACCCATCCCGGGAACGGTCCCGCCGCGACGACCCACTCCGGCGCCAGTCTCACGCCGGGGAGGGTTCCGAGGGGGAGACCGACGTCACCCCACGGCACGCGTGCGAGGAGTGCGCTCACGGCGAGGACGGCGAGCCCCAGTCCGCGCGTCGAGGTCACTACTCGGCCGGAACCGTGCTCCATCGACTAACGCGATTCGGCGGGGATCTATCAAACTTGTTTACTATATAGCGGAAAGTCACCGATATCGATATGAGTATGCTACCGTTTCTCATCCCCCACGGTATCGCCTCGCGGCGACGAGCAGGAGGTAGCCGACGAGGCCGAGTCCGAACAGCGCGGCGGGGATGAGGAACGGCCCGAACGTCGAGACGAGCGTGTCGACGACCATACCCGTGGTGTGCGGGCGCGGCTAACAGGTCTTCCGTCTCGTCGCTGGCGCGCGTCCCCGCCCGTCGCAGACTCACACGCCGCGGTCGGCCCGTACCAGTCGGTTCGGCCACACCAATGCACACCACGCGACGACTGGCACTCAGAAGTCCAGTGCGACGACGGTCCCGTCGGCGTAGACGACGACGGCGTCGTCGTCGCCGTCGCCGTCCACGTCGCCGAGGGTCGCCCGTCCGAAGAGGCGGTCGAAGCCGGAGTCGCTCGCCTCGGTGCTCACCGAGCGCTCGTACCGCGCCACCACGCTGCCGTCCGACGGATCGAGTTTCGAGACGCTGCCGTCGTGGGCGGGGACGACGAGGTCGGCCGACCCGTCGCCGTCGGTGTCGCCGAGCGACGGCGGCGGCATCATCTGCACCGCCCCGTCCGTGACGCGCGTCGACCACTCCTCCTCGCCGGTCGCGGCGTCGAGCGCGCGGACGGTCCCGCTGTTGTCGGTGACGTACACCTCGCTGTCGCCGTCCCCGTCGCCGTCGCCGAACCCGCCGACGGCAGCGAGCGACCCGACGTCGCGGGACCACGCTATCTCACCACTGGCGCCGTCGACCGCGTAGACGCCGCCGTCGACCGTCGCGACCCAGAGTTCCAGCGCCGGGTCGTCGTCCGCCTGTCCCGCCGCGGCCCACGAGATACCGGGGTCGTCGCCGACGCCGGTCGTCCACGCGACGGAGACGGGCGATGCCGCGTCGTCTGTCGCACCGTCGCTTCCCGTCCCGGGCGAGAGGAGGGTGAGCGTCCCGTCGCGCTGGGCGACGAACACCTCGCGCCCCCCGTCGCCGTCGACGTCGGCGACGACCGGGCGTGCCCAGACGTAGTCGTCGAGCGCGTGCTGCCACTGTCGCTCGCCGCTCGCGCCGAACGCCGTCACGGTCCCGCGGACGTCGACGACGACCGTCTCGGGCGCGTCGCTCCCGCCGAGGTCGGCGACCACGGGACGGGTGTAGCCGTAGTCGTCGAGCGCGCTTCGTCGGAGCAAGTCCCCGTCGCGGCTGTAGACGCGGAGGTCATCCTCGGTGGTGGCGACGAGCACCTCCTGCTCCCCGTCGTCGTTCGCGTCGGCCACGGTGGGGTCGGCGACAGCGTGGATGGTACACTCGTCGACGGGCGCGCGCCACACCACCCCGCCGTCCGTACTGTGGAGCGCGACCAGTTCACAGCCCTCGGTCGTTCCCGGGCCGCTCAGCGGGGCGTACACCCGGCCGCCGGCGACCGCCGGAGCGTGGTGGTTTCCGCCGATCTCTCGACCCGTGTCGCTCACCCACAGCGGCGTCTCCGTCGCCGACCCGTCGGGGACGCCGAGTCCGGTCGCGCCGACGACGGCGACGAGGAGGCTCCCGGCGAGGAGGGCGACCGCCACCGCCCCGACCGTGCGGGTCGTCTCCGACGCCCCGAAGACACGACCGGCCACGAGGACGCCGACTCCCACGAGCGCGAGGCCGACCGCGACGCCGACCCAGGGGGAACGTCGACGAGCGGCGAGGTGCCCTGTGAGACGCCGCCGTGTGCGACTGCGGGGTGCGCGACGGCGCTCAGTGCGATGACGACGACCAGCAGCACACCGGCGAGTCGCCTCGCTGTCGTCGACGCTCGACCCCAGTCCATAGCGGTGAGTGGGGAAGAGGCGGTAAAACGGGGTCGATTCGGGCTCAGATCCAGCCGAGGTACGACAGCGACACGCCGACCTGTGCGACGCCGGCGACGACCATGACGAGCGCGGCGACGCGCTGGACGGTGTCGGTGTGTCGTGAGACGCTCCCGAGCGCGTCGCTTCCGACGGCCGAGAGGAGCGTCACGCCGAGGAGCGGGAGCGCGACCGAGACGGCGTAGACGCCGACGACGGCGACCGCCTGCTCCGTCGGGAGCGTGAGCGCCTGAGCGGCGACGCCGAAGACGACGGGGAGCACACAGCCGGCCGCGGCGACGGCGTACACGCCGCCGAAGAGGACGAACCCGGACGCCGACGCGCGGCGCTCGGGGAGCAGCAGGTGGACGCTGGGTGCCCGGCCGCTCAGGAGCGCGAGTCCGAAGACGATGAGGGCGACGCCGACCACCGGTTCGAGGAACGCGAGGTTCGAGACGACGCGCGTGCCGAACGCCACGAGCGCGCCACCGACGAGGCCGAGAACGGCGAGCGCACCGACCGTCGCGGCGGTACCGCGGACGACCGCGCCGCCGATATCGGCCTCTTCCCGGCTCAGGTAGTAGCCGACGTACCCCGGTAAGAGTGGGTACGCACACGGCGCAAAGAACGTCGCTAGCCCCGCGCTGAGCGCGAAGACGACGGTTCCGGAGAACGCCGAGGCCGGGGTCGCCTGGAGCAACGGCATCAGACGACGGCCGCGAGTTCCTCGCGGAGTTGCGACTCGCTGGCGACGCCTCTGTGGGTCCAGACGATTTTACCCGAGCGGTCGGCGAGGGCGAGATAGGGGAGGCCGCCCGCCCCGAGTTCGCTCATGAGTCGACTTTCGGGGTCGTGTCCGACCGTCCAGCGGCCGTCGTGGTCGGCCCACCACCGGCGGATGTCGTCCATCGTGAGCCCCCCGCCGATGCGCTCGTTCGTCACCGAGACGAACGCGACGCGGTCGCCGAACGACTCGTAGGCGGGGACGAGGCTCCGCATCTGCGCTTCACACGGGACACACCACGTCGCGAAGAGATCGACGAGCGTCGGTCGGTCGGGGACCGGAACGCGCTGCCGGCCGGCGGTCGACCCGCGGGCGTCGACGGTGTCGACGGTGACCGCATCACCCCTCTCGCCGAGGCCGTTGAACGCGACGTAACCCGCGCCGCCAGTCAGCGCGAGGCCGCCGACCGCGGCGATAGCCTGTCGGCGCTTCATCGACTCGTCCCCCCGTCAGCGGTGAAACCCATCGTTCGTAGCTCCTTACTCTCGTGATAACGTCCGTGCGGTGTTGTGTGTTCCGTCTGCGCACCGAGGGGGCGAATCCGGATCAGGACTGGGCGCGCTCGACGGCCGCCCGCACCGCGTCGAACGTCGCGGTCACCTCCTGGCCGTTCACGAACACCGTCGGGGTGCCCTGTACCCCCATATCGAGGCCGCGCTGGCGGTCGGCTTCGAGGACCGGCCGATACCGGCCGTTCTCCGCGGCCGCGCGGACGTCACAGCCGTCCGCGCCCACGTCGTTCGCCAGCGACTCGACGAGCGACATCGAGTACGACCCCTGGTTCTCGAAGAGCGACTTCGCGTACGCGAAGAACGTCTCGTCGTCGGTCGAATCCTGTACGGCGCGGGCGGCGCTCGCGGCCGCCCACGACCACTGCTGGCTCACCGGAATCGGGAGGTCGTGGTGCTCGTAGCGGACGTCGCCCCCGACGAGTTCGCTCTCAATCGAGGGGAACTCCTCTAAGTGGTACGTCTGACAGTGCGGACAGGAGAAGTCCTCGAACGACATGACCGTCACGCCGGCGTCGTCGGGACCGAGCGAGGGCGCCGGGAGCGATTCGACGGGCGAGCGTGCGGAGAGGTCGCAGTTCGAGTCGCCGCCGCCGGAACCGGTGACGGAGCCGAGACAGCCGGCCGTCGCGACGAGTGTCGCGCCGGTGCCGGCCAGGAGGGCACGTCGGGTCGTGTGCATACCCGACATGAAGCAGCAGGGATACTTAGGCGGCGTGGTAGGGGGCCAACACCGATTTGTACGCACCGACCCTCCCGGGAGACATGCCGACCGTCCGTTTCCGCGGCCGTGCGTTCGAGTGTGCCCACGGCGCCGTTCTCCGAGACGTCCTCCTCGCTGGCGACGAATCGCCGCACAACGGCGCGTCGGGAGTCGTAAACTGCCGCGGCCTCGGCTCCTGTGGCACGTGTGCGGTCGAGGTGTCGGGCCCGGTTTCCGACCGGACGCGCCGGGAGCGACTGCGACTGCGCGTCCCGCCGCACGACCCCGACTCGGGCCTCCGACTCGCCTGTCAAACGCGGGTCCACGGTGACGTCACGGTCGAGAAACGCGAGGGGTTCTGGGGCCAGCACGGTGCCGAGGGGCGCGACGGTCAGCCGTGAGAGTGCGGCGTGCTCAGTCGCCGTCCGCCCGACGCCACTCTTCGAGCGTGAACCGCTCGTACTCGGTCTCGGAGACGAGCGTCCACTCGGATTCGTCGAACTGCGGATAGTAGCTGTCTCCCTCGTACTCCCCGTGGACGCGGCTCAGGAACATCCGGTCCAGATGCGGCTGGAACAGGTCGTAGATGCCGGCCCCGCCGATGACGTACGCGGCGTCCGCACCTTCGGCGGCGGCGATGTCGATGGCCTCGTCGACGTCGGCCGCGTGGACGGCGCTGTCGACGTCGAACGACCGGGCCGAGCGGCTGAGGACGACCTGTGTCGCGCCGGGGAGGTCGTCGAGCATCGACTCGAACGTCCGCCGACCGAGGATGACCGGAGACCCGGAGATGCGTGCGCGGTACTGCTCTTTGTCGGCGGGGATGCTCGGCCACGGCAGTTCGCCATCCTTGCCGATGACGTGGTCGTCGGTGAGCGCGGCGACGGAGACGAGTTCCATACCGGAGATAGCCGCTGGTCGGGCCAAAGCCCTTCGCTCTCGACTCGCCCTGTATCCGTATCACCGAGTTTTTATCCGGGCCACGCAGAGGGTGGAGTATGAGCTTCGAGAAAGACGACACCGTCGTCCTGCACGACAAACACAGCGAGTTCGACGGCGAGGTCGGGACGGTGACGCAGGTCATGGAGACGATGTTCGGCGACGCGACGTACACGGTGAGCTTCGACGACGGCCAGGAGACGGGCGTCCCCGAGGACCAGCTCGAAGCGGCCGACGACGAAGACGAAGAGTAACCGTGGCTCGCGTCCCGTTCCACTACGTCGACCTGCGGGCGTTCTCCTACGAGACGGAGGACGAGGCGCGGGTCGAGGCGGCGCTTCGGACGTTCCTCCCCGAGGAGTTCGAGGTGGAGCGGGCAGAGAGCCGTGGGCATCACGGCGACCGTATCGTCGTCCGCTCGGCGCGCGTCGAACGGGCCGACGACGTCCGGCACGTCCTCGCACAGGTCGCGGCCGCCCCCGACTACGACCGCATCTTCGACGAACTCGACGATCGGATCACCGACAACTGCGAACTGTTCCTCCGCTTCGACAAGCAGGCGGCGTTCCGCGGCGAGGTCAGCCTCGGAAGCGGCATCACCTTCCGTGCGAAGGTCGAGGCGTACCCCGCCAAGCGTGAGGCGGCGCTGGAGAACGCCCGCGACGCGCTCGACGCTGTCCGCGACGAAACCGAGCACGGCCGCGACTGAAGCCGGCGCGTCGGTGGGGTGGGTTCTGGCGAACAGGTGACACTAACGAGAGCCACGAGGCGGTGTGTCACGCTACCGCGGAGCGCCCCGCGAACCGAATCAGGTCACGAGGCGGGGTGGCCACGTTCCGGGATATCAATCTTCGCCGCCTCCGCCGCTGCGTCCGGACGAGATGACACGCCGGTTCACGGAAGGTAGAGGGACGGACGAGGCGAAAACGGTTAGTTCGTCCGCGTTCATGATAGGTTTCGTGATAGACGCGGTGATCGGACTCCTCGACGGACTGTCGGCGTGGCAAGCGACGCTCGTCGTCCTCGCACTCTCGCTCGGCGGGGCGCTCATCGCCGAGATGGTCGTCATCCGCGGGGCCTCCCGCCTCGTGCGGCGGACGGACACCCAGTTCGACAACATCGTCGTCCGGAACATCCGGTGGCCGGTCGTCGTCTCCGTGGGTCTCGTTGGCATCTACGTGCTGACGCGAACCCCCGCCGTCGTCGAGAGTACGCTCATCACCGCCGAGCAGTTGGACACCTTCTTCGGGCGACCGTCGCTCGTCGTCATCATCGTCACGTGGGCGTGGGCGCTCAACAACCTCGTCACGGAGGCGGTCGAGGAGGTGAAAGAGCGGGGAAGCCGGTTCGACTTCGCGCCCGTCTTCTCGAACGTCTGGACGCTCGTCGTCGCCGTCGGCACCGTCGCCGCCCTCCTGCGGCTGTACAACATCGACATCACGCCCCTGCTCGGCGCGGCCGGCGTCGCCGGCATCGCCGTCGGGTTCGCCGCGAAGGACACCGTCGCCAACTTCTTCGGGGGCATCGCCCTCTATTTCGACGACACGTACAAGCTCGGCGACTACATCGTCCTCGACTCGGGGGAGGCCGGCACCGTCGTCGAGGTGGGCATCCGCTCGACCACGCTCATGACGCGCGACGAGGTGCTCGTGACGGTCCCCAACTCGGCGCTGAACGCCGCGAAAATCGTCAACGAGTCCGCCCCACAGCGCCGTCGACGTATCCGCGTCCCCATCGGCGTCGCCTACGGCACCGACCTCGACGAGTTCGAAGAACTCGTCGTCGGAATCGCCGAAGAGGAGTCGCTCGTCCTCGACTCGCCGAAGCCGCGGATGCGCTTCCGGCGGTTCGGCGACTCGGCGCTGGAGTACGAACTCCTCTGCTGGGTCGCGAGTCCGACCCGCCGCGCCCGCGCGACGCACGAACTCAACCGGACCATCTACACGGCACTCGCCGCCCGGGGTATCGAAATCCCGTACCCGAAGCGGGACCTCACGGTAACCAACGTTCCCGGGGAGGCGGACACCCCGGCAGGGCCGTCGTCACCGCTCGGTCGCGAGGAGAGCGGTGAGGCCGTCGAAGGCGTGCCGAACGAGACCGACGGCGTACCGAGCGAAACCGACGGCGGTCACGAGCACCACCGGTAACCGGAGAACGGTCAGGCGAGTTCGGCGAGCGCGAGGAGGACGCTGGGCGCGGCCACGAGCACCACCCCTACGACGATCAAGAGTGCGGGGAGCACCAGCAGTCCCGTCTCGGTGAACAGCCAGAGCCCGAGACCCGCGGCGATAGCGAGGAGGCCGACGACGCGGAGGAGCCAGACGACGACGCCCTCGAGTTCCGATTCGGCGACGAGTTCGGCGGCTTCGAGTGCTTCGTCCATCTCGCTCGTGACTGTCCGCTTCGCGGACTTAGTTCGTTTGGACTCCGCTCGGGACGACCGGGTCACGTTTCGAGGCGGGTGTGTCCCCCCGGTTACCGCACGTCCTCTACGTCCCCGTCGGCGTCGGCAACGCCCGCAGCGACCGCGGCGGGACGAGGTAGTTCCCCCGCCGGGTCACGAAGATGTACTCCAGAATTCCGTTGTTGACGCGCTGGCGAATCGTGGGGATGTCGGTGAGGTCGGCGCCGTTCATCGCCTCGCGGACCGCCTCGAACGACTCGATGTTTCGTTGGAGGGAGGGGAAGTGCAGGCTCGCCTCGCCGTCGTCGGTCGACTCGACGTGGCGTCTGAGGAGCAGCGGCTCTCCGTCGGCGTCCCGGTTGGCCCGTGCGGCCTTCTGGGCGTGGCCCACGCGGCCGAAGTTCCGCGCCTGCTCGCGGATGGTCTCGACCACCTCTTCGTCGACGCCGCTGAAGTCGCCGAGGTCGTTCCCGACGCCCTCGACGAGTCCCCGCTCGGCGTGCAGCGGCGAGAACATCTCCATCACCCGTTCTTCGAAGTCCTGCTCGCCGTACCAGTCGTCGAGTCGCTGGCGGATGGTCGCGAGATGTTTGGTCGTCCCGCCGGCGAACGGTCCCTCCTGGATGTTCACCGCCGATTCGGTCGCCTGGTTTCCCCGGAATCCGGCCTTGAACCCCATGAACAGCGGTGACTCCTCCGGAACGGGACCCCCGCTCGGGATGCCCTTCACCTCGCCCTGCCGTTCGGCGGGCATCCCCGCACCGATGAACCCCGTCCGTCGCAGGGTGACCGAGAACACCGCCGAAAGCGACGTCTCGACCTCGAGACCGTTCATCTCCTCTCGTTCGCCGAGGAGCGCCTGCTCGGCTTCGAGCAGGGCGTCCGGGCGGTCCGACGCCAGGTGCAGGAGGGCGTCCTGTGTGTCGAACTCCGGCGTCTCGAACGAGGAGAGTCGGCGCGGGTCGGGCAACGGATACGCCAGGTCGGCGTCGAACCGTCCGAAGTACGCGGGGGTGTACGCGAGCGAGGAGAGGAGGCCGGCGTGGCTCCACTGGTAGGCGCGGTCGAGCGTCCCCATCGCCGACTCGACGGCCGCGCGGTCGTCCTCGGTCGGGGGGCCGTCGCCGTCGAGCGCGAGCGAGAGGAACACGTGGTGTGGCGGGAGTTCGTGGTTGCCGGCATCGTCGGTGTTCAGGAAGTCGTTCCAGCGGTGCTGTCCCTCGGGCAATTCCGCGGACGGGCTCCCGCGGGGCACGGGCTCTTCGGCCTCGCTGAGGCAGGCCGAGAGCGCCGTCGCCCCGCCCGTCGCCACCGCGAGTTTCAGCGCGTCCCGCCGGGACAGGTCGCGGTCGAACACGCGGACAGTTGGGAAGGGCAGGATAAACCGTTGTCGCCGATTTTCACGCCCCGAGGAGGAGACAAGCGTCTTTACTCGGTGGCTCGTAACCACGGCCGATGAACAGACGTTCGTTTCTCGCGAGCGGCACCGCGCTCGGCGCGGTTGCGACGGCTGGCTGTCTGGGAGCCGTCGGGTTCGGCGACTCGAACCCGAACGTCGCGCTCGGCGCGCCCGACCGAACCGCCGACGTGTCGAGCGAGGACCTCCCGTACCCCGCCTGGGGCCAGCGCGTCCCCGACGTGACCCTCCCCGCCCCGCTCTCGGGGCAGGACGTCTCGTTCCGCGGCGTCGACCGCCCCTTCCTGACGACGTTCGTCTTCACGAACTGCATGACGGCCTGCCCGGTGTTGCTCTCGACGCTCCGGGAAGTGCAGGTCCACTCGGTTCAGGAGGGGTACGCCGACGAGGTGGCCTTCTACCCGATGACGTTCGACCCCGCGCGGGACGACGCCGAGGCGCTCCGTGCCGAACTCGAACAGTTCAACGTCGATTCTTCAGTGGAGAACTGGCAGTTCCTCCGCCCCGAAACCGAAGAGAGAGCGAAGGAGGTAATCACCGACCAGTTCGGCGTCACCTTCCAGAAAGAGGAGGTCGAAGACGGACCGTACATGTTCGTCCACCTCAGCCTGATCATCCTCGTAAACGCCGACGGCTACGTCGAGCGCGCGTACCGCGGTCAGCAGACGGACGAAGGGCAGGTCATCGCGGACCTCCGGAAGGTGCGGAACGCATGAGCGGGATGAACCGCCGCCGCTTCCTCGGCGCCGTCGGTGCCGCGGGCGTCGCCGGCCTCGCGGGCTGTGCGGGCTTTTCGACCACGACGTACAGTTCCGAACCGCCGCTGGTCGAGAACCCGCCCGACGGCGTCTACGTACCGTCACACATCGAGGGGATGGAGATGGTCGGGATGGGCATGGCGGGCGACGCGCGGGTGGCCGTCACCTACAGCTATCCGCACCGGTTCTGGACCGTCGAACAGAACGGGCAGGAGTTCACGACCCAGCGGGTCGACATCGCCGACGACGACGCGGTCCACCTGATGGCGAGCGTGTGGGACCCCGAGACCGGCGTCGTCCTCCCGAACACGGGGCTGTCGATGGAAATCCGCACCGACGCTGGCCTCGTGAGCCAGGAGGTCGTCTACCCCATGCTCTCCCAGCAGATGGGCTTTCACTACGGCGCGAACTTTCCCCTGGACGGAAACGACGTCTACGACGTCACCGTCAGCGTCGGCGCGCCCAGCGTGGAGCGGTTCGGATCGCTCGCGAATCGCTTCACCCAACCGGCGACCGCGACCGTCTCCTTCGACTACCGCGAGGGTGCCCGCAACGAGATCGAGTACACCGTGTTCGAGGAGTCCCGTCGGGGCCAGCGCGACGCCGTCGCCCCGATGTCGATGGAGATGATGCCGGTCGGACGGGTCCCCGACTCGGTCCCGGGAACCGCGCTCGGCGAGGCGACCGTCGGCGACCTCGTCCTCCGCGGTCACGTCGTCGACGCGGAGCGGTTCGGCGACGACCCGTACCTCGTAGTCACCGCCGCGACGCCGTACAACGACCTCGTCGTCCCGGGAATGGCGCTCTCGGCTCGCGTCCCCGGCGACGGCCGCGCGGCGTTCTCGGGGGGCCTCGACCCCGCGCTCGACCCCGACCTCGGCTTCCACTACGGCGCGCCCGTCTCCGTCTCCGGCGGCGTCGACGCGGTCGAACTCACCGTCGAGATTCCACCCCAGGTCGCCCGACACGAGGGGTACGAGACGGCCTTCCTCGAAACCGGCACGGTGACACTCTCGGCCTAACGGACGGACGACAACCCTTTCGTCCGTCCGCCGACTTTCCTCCCCCAATGGGTTCCGAACGCCGCGACCGGGTCGTCCTCGCCCTCGTGGTCTGGAGCGTCCTCGTCTCGCAGGTGCTCCTCTACCCGGGACTGGCGGACCTCGTACCCGTCCTCGGGGGAACGGGTCTCGACGCGGCCACCGCCTTCCTCGTCGCCGAGGTGGCGGCGTTCGTCGCATGCGCCTCGGTCTGGGGCGCGCTCTCGGACGCGACCGGCCACCGGATTCGATGGGTCGTCGTCGGGGCGGTCGGCGGGGCCGCCTCGTATCTCCTCCTCGCCTCTCTCCCCGCGCTCGGTGTCGGCTTCGGGGGCGCGCTCGTCGTCCGCGTCGTCGGCGGCGCGTTCACCATCGGGGCGTTCTCGCTGGCCGTGACGACGCTCGCCGACCTGGGGGGCGGAAACGGCCGGAACATGGGCGCGGCGGGTCTCGCCATCGGCCTCGGTGCCGCGCTCGGCGCCGTCGTCGGCGGGCGGCTTTCCACCGTGGACCCCTCGCCCCCGTCGTCGCCGCCGCGGGACTGCTCCTCGTCGTCGCCCTCCTCTCCCTGACGGTGACCGACCGCGCGCCCAGAGGGCGGAAACTCGGCGTCGGCGCCATCGTTCGCGGCCTCCGCGCCCGACCGGCGCTCGCCGTCCCCTACGCGTTCGGCTTCGTCGACCGCCTCACCGCCGGCTTCTTCGCGCTCGTCGGCGTCTTCTACTTCCGGACCCGGTTCGGCCTCGACGCCGCCGGCGCCGGCGTGGTGCTCGCGCTCTTCTTCCTCCCCTTCGCCCTCCTGCAGTACCCGCTCGGCGTCGTCTCCGACCGGATCGGTCGTTTCTATCCCGTCGTCGTCGGCTCCGTCGCCTACGGCGTCGCCATCGTCGGCGTCGGCCTCGCGCCGTCGCTCGTCTCGGCCGCGGGGCTGATGGTCGTCGTCGGCGTCTTCGGCGCGCTCGTCGCTCCCGCGACGATGGCGCTGGCGACGGACGTCGTCCCGGACGACGAACGCGGCGTCGCTCTCGGCGGCTTCAACGTCGCCGGCTCCTTGGGCTTCCTCACGGGCTTTCTCGTCGGCGGCCTCTCCGCCGAGTCGCTCGGCTTCCTCCCTGCCTTTCTCATCGTCGGCGGGATGGAGGTCGGTATCGCCATCGTCGCGCTCCGGGCCGTCCGGGCGCTGAAACCGTTCGAGCGCGAGCGGGGGGCGGTGGACGACTAGCGGCCGCCCCGTGACTCGCGTCTCTGGACGGCTGGCGAACGCTTTTGTCCACGCCGCGGGTCGAACGACCCGATGACCGACCTCTTCGGTCGCGCCGTCGCCGACCACTACCACGACCGACGGACGGCCCCGCTCCTCGTGCGCGACGGCGACGCGACTCGCGAGCACCCCATCGAGTCGTTCTACTTCGAGCCGTTCGATTCGAAGACTCAGGCCGGTCGCTGGCTGTCGTCGTGGGTCCGTGGGCCGCTCCTCGACGTCGGCGCGGGCGCCGGGCGGCACGCGCTCGTCTATCAGGAGGAGATGGAAACGGTCGCCGTCGACGTGAGCGACGCGCTGGTCGAGGTGATGGCCGACCGCGGCGTCCGAGACGCCCGCGTGGTCGACATGTTCGCGCTCCGCGAGACGTTCGACCGCGACCGGTTCGGATCGGCGCTCGCCGTCGGGACTCAGGTCGGGTTGGCGGGGTCGATGCAGGGGCTCCGGCGGTGGCTCGGCGACCTCGCGTTCGTGACCGACGCCGACGCGACGGCCGTCGTCGACGGCTACGACCCGGCCCACGAGGCGAGCGACGACCTGCTCGGCTACCGTCCGGACCCGACCAGCGGACTCGCCCACCGCGTCTTCCACTTCGCGTACGAGGGCGAGATGAGCGCGACGCTCCACTTCAGGCTGTTCGGCCCGACCGACTCCGCGAGGCGACGGTCGGGACCGGGTGGGTCGTCGAGGAGGTGCGACGGGGCGACGAGAGCACGTCGTACTACCGTGCGGCGCTGAGAAAGGAGTGAGCGGTCAGGCGAGGTGAGGCCGTCTCACTCGTGGCCCGACACTCTCACCGGTTCGTAGGGCGCTTCGAGCCACTCGACGTCCGAATCCGAGAGCGAAATGTCGACCGCCTCGACCGCGTCTTCGAGGTGTTCGACGCTCGTCGTGCCGACGATTGGCGCGTCGACCCACTCCTTGTGGAGGAGCCACGACAGGGCGATCTGTGCCATCTTCACGTCCTTCTCGTCCGCCAACTCCTGCACCCGCTCGTTCACCTCTCTGCCCCCGCCCTCGAAGTAGGGGTGCTCGCGGGCGTAGTCGTCGCTCTCGCCCCGCACCGTCGCGTCGAACTCCTCGTGGGGACGGGCGAGATATCCGCGCGCGAGCGGCGACCACGGGATGACTCCGACGTTCTCC
Proteins encoded:
- a CDS encoding outer membrane protein assembly factor BamB family protein — protein: MAGRVFGASETTRTVGAVAVALLAGSLLVAVVGATGLGVPDGSATETPLWVSDTGREIGGNHHAPAVAGGRVYAPLSGPGTTEGCELVALHSTDGGVVWRAPVDECTIHAVADPTVADANDDGEQEVLVATTEDDLRVYSRDGDLLRRSALDDYGYTRPVVADLGGSDAPETVVVDVRGTVTAFGASGERQWQHALDDYVWARPVVADVDGDGGREVFVAQRDGTLTLLSPGTGSDGATDDAASPVSVAWTTGVGDDPGISWAAAGQADDDPALELWVATVDGGVYAVDGASGEIAWSRDVGSLAAVGGFGDGDGDGDSEVYVTDNSGTVRALDAATGEEEWSTRVTDGAVQMMPPPSLGDTDGDGSADLVVPAHDGSVSKLDPSDGSVVARYERSVSTEASDSGFDRLFGRATLGDVDGDGDDDAVVVYADGTVVALDF
- a CDS encoding cytochrome c biogenesis CcdA family protein; the protein is MPLLQATPASAFSGTVVFALSAGLATFFAPCAYPLLPGYVGYYLSREEADIGGAVVRGTAATVGALAVLGLVGGALVAFGTRVVSNLAFLEPVVGVALIVFGLALLSGRAPSVHLLLPERRASASGFVLFGGVYAVAAAGCVLPVVFGVAAQALTLPTEQAVAVVGVYAVSVALPLLGVTLLSAVGSDALGSVSRHTDTVQRVAALVMVVAGVAQVGVSLSYLGWI
- a CDS encoding TlpA family protein disulfide reductase yields the protein MKRRQAIAAVGGLALTGGAGYVAFNGLGERGDAVTVDTVDARGSTAGRQRVPVPDRPTLVDLFATWCVPCEAQMRSLVPAYESFGDRVAFVSVTNERIGGGLTMDDIRRWWADHDGRWTVGHDPESRLMSELGAGGLPYLALADRSGKIVWTHRGVASESQLREELAAVV
- a CDS encoding DsbA family protein, with the translated sequence MHTTRRALLAGTGATLVATAGCLGSVTGSGGGDSNCDLSARSPVESLPAPSLGPDDAGVTVMSFEDFSCPHCQTYHLEEFPSIESELVGGDVRYEHHDLPIPVSQQWSWAAASAARAVQDSTDDETFFAYAKSLFENQGSYSMSLVESLANDVGADGCDVRAAAENGRYRPVLEADRQRGLDMGVQGTPTVFVNGQEVTATFDAVRAAVERAQS
- a CDS encoding 2Fe-2S iron-sulfur cluster-binding protein; the protein is MPTVRFRGRAFECAHGAVLRDVLLAGDESPHNGASGVVNCRGLGSCGTCAVEVSGPVSDRTRRERLRLRVPPHDPDSGLRLACQTRVHGDVTVEKREGFWGQHGAEGRDGQP
- a CDS encoding dihydrofolate reductase; protein product: MELVSVAALTDDHVIGKDGELPWPSIPADKEQYRARISGSPVILGRRTFESMLDDLPGATQVVLSRSARSFDVDSAVHAADVDEAIDIAAAEGADAAYVIGGAGIYDLFQPHLDRMFLSRVHGEYEGDSYYPQFDESEWTLVSETEYERFTLEEWRRADGD
- a CDS encoding DUF1918 domain-containing protein — encoded protein: MSFEKDDTVVLHDKHSEFDGEVGTVTQVMETMFGDATYTVSFDDGQETGVPEDQLEAADDEDEE
- a CDS encoding RNA-binding protein encodes the protein MARVPFHYVDLRAFSYETEDEARVEAALRTFLPEEFEVERAESRGHHGDRIVVRSARVERADDVRHVLAQVAAAPDYDRIFDELDDRITDNCELFLRFDKQAAFRGEVSLGSGITFRAKVEAYPAKREAALENARDALDAVRDETEHGRD
- a CDS encoding mechanosensitive ion channel family protein; amino-acid sequence: MIDAVIGLLDGLSAWQATLVVLALSLGGALIAEMVVIRGASRLVRRTDTQFDNIVVRNIRWPVVVSVGLVGIYVLTRTPAVVESTLITAEQLDTFFGRPSLVVIIVTWAWALNNLVTEAVEEVKERGSRFDFAPVFSNVWTLVVAVGTVAALLRLYNIDITPLLGAAGVAGIAVGFAAKDTVANFFGGIALYFDDTYKLGDYIVLDSGEAGTVVEVGIRSTTLMTRDEVLVTVPNSALNAAKIVNESAPQRRRRIRVPIGVAYGTDLDEFEELVVGIAEEESLVLDSPKPRMRFRRFGDSALEYELLCWVASPTRRARATHELNRTIYTALAARGIEIPYPKRDLTVTNVPGEADTPAGPSSPLGREESGEAVEGVPNETDGVPSETDGGHEHHR
- a CDS encoding DUF7405 family protein, which encodes MFDRDLSRRDALKLAVATGGATALSACLSEAEEPVPRGSPSAELPEGQHRWNDFLNTDDAGNHELPPHHVFLSLALDGDGPPTEDDRAAVESAMGTLDRAYQWSHAGLLSSLAYTPAYFGRFDADLAYPLPDPRRLSSFETPEFDTQDALLHLASDRPDALLEAEQALLGEREEMNGLEVETSLSAVFSVTLRRTGFIGAGMPAERQGEVKGIPSGGPVPEESPLFMGFKAGFRGNQATESAVNIQEGPFAGGTTKHLATIRQRLDDWYGEQDFEERVMEMFSPLHAERGLVEGVGNDLGDFSGVDEEVVETIREQARNFGRVGHAQKAARANRDADGEPLLLRRHVESTDDGEASLHFPSLQRNIESFEAVREAMNGADLTDIPTIRQRVNNGILEYIFVTRRGNYLVPPRSLRALPTPTGT